A region of Sulfitobacter faviae DNA encodes the following proteins:
- a CDS encoding sensor histidine kinase, with protein MAAGRDGDVVLGDDWVTPDSAAPDEIRVKRERRGLFSLRSSPLTRKIITFNLIALSVLVAGILYLNSSRDSLALQRAAALVSETELIADVIEAQLPAGAPVNLTTGDGVDVAATLDGLDLRGGIEVFVYDTAETLVARTAGSVTVAEALAASEAGERTLLNDGLNWLWDRVSAPFSTDEVTATPPLEEQLRGMVGTSVTSGTRLEGTLAIEGGTLFSVVTPIMQGDTPVGVVAVASAAGEIDRLVRSERERVLQIFVIATLVSIGLSLVLASTIANPLADLSAAAELGRDKDARKMNPGRIRIPDLTARPDEIGRLSGALRGMVSALYNRIDGNEQFAADVAHEIKNPLASLRSAVGTLRMVKRDDQREKLLDVIEHDVRRLDRLVSDISNASRLDSELVKEEEEPFDLLQMLGNLGQYLGEDAKSKGIDFITDLPAAPITVHGLEARLAQVFVNLITNAISFCEDGDAIRVWARKRANRVLIVVEDTGPGIPEQALGKIFKRFYSQRPEEHFGNNSGLGLAISKQIVEAHGGVIWAENIRPTEADITSEPLGARFVVGLPT; from the coding sequence ATGGCTGCTGGCAGGGACGGTGATGTTGTATTGGGGGACGATTGGGTCACCCCCGACAGTGCCGCGCCGGATGAAATTCGGGTCAAGCGCGAACGGCGGGGGCTGTTCTCGCTCCGGTCCTCGCCGCTGACGCGCAAGATCATTACCTTCAACTTGATCGCGCTCAGCGTTCTGGTGGCGGGGATCCTCTACCTCAATTCCTCGCGCGACAGTCTGGCGCTGCAACGCGCCGCGGCGCTGGTCTCTGAGACCGAGCTGATCGCCGATGTGATCGAAGCGCAACTGCCCGCAGGCGCGCCGGTGAACCTGACCACCGGCGATGGCGTCGATGTGGCTGCCACGCTCGACGGGCTGGACCTGCGCGGCGGCATCGAAGTCTTTGTCTATGATACGGCGGAAACCTTGGTCGCCCGCACCGCAGGCAGCGTCACCGTGGCCGAGGCCCTCGCCGCCTCCGAGGCGGGTGAGCGGACCTTGCTGAACGACGGGTTGAATTGGCTTTGGGACCGGGTTTCGGCCCCCTTCAGCACCGATGAGGTTACCGCCACCCCGCCGCTCGAAGAGCAATTGCGCGGCATGGTCGGCACCAGCGTGACCAGCGGTACCCGACTGGAAGGCACGCTTGCCATCGAAGGCGGCACGCTTTTCAGCGTGGTGACCCCCATCATGCAGGGCGACACCCCCGTTGGCGTGGTCGCCGTGGCCAGTGCGGCGGGAGAGATCGACCGCCTTGTGCGCAGCGAACGCGAGCGCGTCTTGCAGATTTTCGTCATCGCGACCCTCGTCTCCATCGGCCTCAGCCTCGTTCTGGCCTCGACCATCGCCAATCCGCTGGCCGACCTTTCTGCCGCTGCCGAACTGGGCCGCGACAAGGACGCGCGCAAGATGAACCCCGGCCGCATCCGCATCCCCGATCTGACCGCGCGGCCCGATGAGATTGGCCGCCTGTCAGGCGCGCTGCGCGGCATGGTCTCGGCACTGTACAACCGGATTGACGGCAACGAACAATTCGCCGCCGATGTGGCCCATGAGATCAAGAACCCACTCGCTTCGCTCCGGTCTGCCGTGGGCACGCTGCGCATGGTCAAGCGTGACGACCAGCGCGAGAAACTGCTGGATGTGATCGAACATGACGTGCGCCGCCTCGACCGTTTGGTGAGCGACATTTCCAATGCCTCGCGGCTCGATTCCGAACTGGTCAAGGAAGAGGAAGAGCCCTTCGACCTGCTGCAAATGCTGGGCAATCTGGGCCAGTACCTCGGCGAAGATGCGAAATCCAAAGGCATCGATTTCATCACTGACCTCCCCGCTGCGCCGATCACCGTGCATGGGCTGGAAGCCCGTTTGGCGCAGGTCTTCGTGAACCTGATCACCAACGCAATTTCCTTTTGCGAAGACGGCGACGCGATCCGGGTCTGGGCCCGCAAACGTGCCAATCGCGTGTTGATCGTGGTCGAAGACACCGGCCCCGGCATCCCCGAACAGGCGCTCGGCAAAATCTTCAAACGCTTTTACTCGCAACGCCCGGAAGAGCATTTCGGCAACAACTCCGGCCTCGGCCTCGCGATCTCGAAACAGATCGTCGAAGCCCATGGCGGCGTGATTTGGGCCGAGAACATCCGCCCGACCGAGGCCGACATCACCTCCGAACCGCTCGGCGCGCGTTTTGTCGTGGGGCTGCCCACCTAA
- a CDS encoding HPr kinase/phosphorylase, giving the protein MTVERENLHASCVAINGRGVLILGPSGAGKSALALQLIALGAKLVADDRTDIMRDGDQVIASVPEPIRGLIEARYVGILRAEDHGPVPLALVVDLARTEDRRLPEGHSHMLRGVTLPCFHKCDSAHFAAAIHLYMSGVEEPN; this is encoded by the coding sequence ATGACCGTCGAGCGCGAAAACCTCCACGCCAGCTGCGTGGCGATCAATGGGCGCGGGGTGCTGATCCTTGGCCCGTCCGGCGCGGGCAAATCGGCCCTCGCCCTGCAACTGATCGCCCTCGGTGCCAAGCTGGTGGCCGATGATCGCACCGATATCATGCGCGATGGGGATCAGGTGATCGCCAGCGTCCCCGAGCCGATCCGCGGCCTGATCGAGGCGCGCTATGTCGGCATTCTGCGGGCCGAGGATCACGGCCCCGTGCCGCTGGCCCTCGTCGTCGATCTGGCCCGTACCGAAGACCGGCGCCTTCCCGAAGGGCACAGCCATATGCTACGGGGTGTCACGTTGCCCTGTTTTCACAAATGCGATAGCGCTCATTTTGCGGCAGCAATTCATCTGTATATGTCAGGTGTGGAAGAACCGAATTGA
- the rapZ gene encoding RNase adapter RapZ, which translates to MVLVTGPSGAGRSSALNVLEDAGFEAIDNLPLRLLPALLDRPGDAQSVALGIDARNRDFSTEGVLELMGRLTAEPGWRAELLYLDCAPDVLLQRFSETRRRHPLAPADRPVDGIAREQELLHPIRARADVLIDTTTLNVHELRAEVEQWFAPGGQRQLTVSVQSFSYKRGLPRGVDVVHDCRFLNNPYWVPELRRGDGRDPSVAAHVAGDKRYADFADKVLDLSLLLLPAYREEGKSHISIAFGCTGGQHRSVAMAEDHALRLAEQGWQVSIRHRELDRQHREGSKP; encoded by the coding sequence TTGGTCCTTGTCACCGGCCCTTCGGGCGCCGGGCGGTCCTCTGCGCTCAACGTGCTGGAGGATGCGGGGTTTGAGGCGATCGACAATCTGCCGCTGCGGCTGCTGCCCGCGCTGCTTGACCGCCCCGGCGATGCGCAATCGGTGGCCTTGGGGATCGACGCCCGCAACCGGGACTTTTCCACCGAAGGCGTGCTGGAGCTGATGGGCCGCCTGACGGCTGAACCGGGGTGGCGCGCGGAACTGCTCTATCTCGATTGCGCGCCTGATGTGCTGCTGCAACGCTTTTCCGAGACCCGCCGCCGCCACCCGCTGGCCCCGGCTGACCGCCCCGTCGACGGGATCGCACGCGAGCAGGAATTGCTCCACCCGATCCGCGCCCGTGCCGACGTGCTGATCGACACGACAACGCTGAACGTCCACGAGTTGCGCGCCGAGGTCGAACAATGGTTCGCCCCCGGCGGGCAGCGCCAACTGACGGTATCGGTACAAAGCTTTTCCTACAAACGGGGCCTTCCGCGCGGCGTTGATGTGGTGCACGACTGCCGCTTTCTGAACAATCCCTATTGGGTGCCCGAATTGCGCCGCGGCGACGGGCGCGACCCTTCCGTCGCGGCCCATGTGGCGGGGGACAAACGCTACGCCGATTTCGCCGACAAGGTGCTCGATCTCAGCCTCCTGCTGCTGCCCGCCTACCGCGAAGAGGGCAAATCCCATATCTCCATCGCCTTCGGCTGCACGGGCGGGCAACACCGCTCTGTCGCCATGGCCGAAGATCACGCTTTGCGCCTTGCAGAGCAGGGCTGGCAGGTGTCAATTAGGCATCGAGAGCTGGACCGTCAGCATCGTGAAGGAAGCAAGCCGTGA
- a CDS encoding HPr family phosphocarrier protein: MPEFSLKIVNEKGLHARASAKLVEVVEAFDARAEVSKDGMSASGDSIMGLLMLGASRGTTIDVQTSGPDAEALAEALTALVADKFGEGF; this comes from the coding sequence ATGCCCGAATTTTCTTTAAAGATCGTTAACGAAAAAGGCCTGCACGCGCGCGCCTCCGCCAAATTGGTCGAGGTGGTCGAGGCGTTTGATGCCCGCGCCGAAGTCAGCAAGGATGGCATGTCGGCCTCGGGCGACAGTATCATGGGGCTCTTGATGCTCGGTGCGTCGCGCGGCACCACCATCGATGTCCAAACCTCCGGCCCCGATGCCGAGGCCTTGGCCGAAGCTTTGACCGCCCTCGTGGCGGATAAGTTCGGCGAAGGGTTTTAG
- a CDS encoding 3-hydroxybutyryl-CoA dehydrogenase — protein MDIQTIGIVGAGQMGNGIAHVMALAGYDVLLNDVSADALAKAMKTVTGNMDRQVSREKITAADRDAAMARITTTQTLGDLGQSDLVIEAATERETVKQAIFEDLIPHLKPTTILTSNTSSISITRLASRTDRPEKFMGFHFMNPVPVMQLVELIRGIATDSETYDACKAVVDRLGKTAASAEDFPAFIVNRILMPMINEAVYTLYEGVGNVESIDSSMKLGANHPMGPLELADFIGLDTCLAIMNVLHDGLADTKYRPCPLLTKYVEAGWLGRKTQRGFYDYRGEKPVPTR, from the coding sequence ATGGACATCCAGACAATCGGTATCGTGGGAGCGGGGCAAATGGGCAATGGGATCGCCCATGTCATGGCGCTGGCAGGCTACGACGTGCTGCTGAACGATGTCAGCGCCGATGCGCTGGCCAAAGCAATGAAAACCGTGACCGGCAATATGGACCGCCAAGTCAGCCGCGAGAAGATCACCGCCGCCGACCGGGACGCCGCCATGGCGCGGATCACCACGACGCAGACGCTAGGCGATCTGGGCCAAAGCGATCTGGTGATCGAAGCCGCGACCGAGCGCGAAACAGTGAAACAGGCGATCTTCGAAGACCTGATCCCCCATTTGAAACCGACGACGATCCTGACCTCGAACACCTCGTCGATCTCGATCACCCGTCTCGCGAGCCGCACCGACCGGCCCGAGAAATTCATGGGCTTTCACTTCATGAACCCCGTGCCGGTGATGCAATTGGTCGAATTGATCCGCGGCATCGCCACGGACAGCGAGACTTATGACGCGTGCAAAGCTGTCGTGGACCGTTTGGGCAAGACCGCCGCCTCGGCCGAGGATTTCCCCGCCTTCATCGTGAACCGCATCCTGATGCCGATGATCAACGAGGCAGTCTATACCCTCTACGAAGGGGTCGGCAACGTCGAGTCGATCGACAGTTCGATGAAGCTGGGGGCGAACCATCCGATGGGGCCATTGGAGCTTGCGGACTTTATCGGTCTCGACACCTGCCTTGCCATTATGAACGTTCTGCATGACGGGTTGGCGGATACGAAATATCGCCCCTGCCCGCTGCTGACCAAATATGTCGAAGCCGGGTGGTTGGGGCGCAAGACGCAGCGGGGGTTCTATGACTACCGCGGCGAAAAACCGGTTCCGACGCGCTGA
- a CDS encoding DUF6473 family protein, whose product MTYDAVGPAPLDYLPCRYGTSKLMFRGPRRRLEAPYIAFLGGTETYGKFIEEPFPARVEAEIGKTCVNFGFPNAGIDAFAHDPFVAQAASQADVTVVQVMGAQNMTNRFYSVHRRRNDRFVGASALLQTIYREVDFSQFHFNRHMLTHLMQVSPERFEAVRAELQQAWMARMRLMLGQIQGRTLLLWLADRPPVATAAQPVGELGHDPLFVTREMLDAVAQHATAKIEVVSPKDPSGGPTAGMVVSEFEAPAASEMLGPMAHASAAAALTDALQSMS is encoded by the coding sequence ATGACCTATGATGCAGTGGGGCCAGCGCCTCTGGACTATTTGCCATGCCGCTACGGCACGTCAAAGCTGATGTTTCGCGGCCCGCGCCGCAGGTTGGAGGCGCCCTATATCGCCTTTCTCGGCGGGACGGAGACCTATGGCAAATTCATTGAAGAGCCGTTTCCCGCGCGGGTCGAGGCCGAGATCGGCAAGACCTGCGTGAACTTCGGCTTTCCCAACGCGGGGATCGACGCTTTTGCCCATGACCCTTTCGTCGCGCAGGCCGCCTCGCAGGCAGATGTGACGGTTGTGCAGGTCATGGGCGCGCAGAATATGACCAACCGTTTCTATTCCGTGCACCGGCGTCGGAACGACCGTTTTGTCGGGGCCTCCGCGCTGTTGCAGACGATCTACCGCGAGGTCGATTTCTCGCAGTTCCACTTCAACCGGCACATGCTGACGCACCTCATGCAGGTCTCGCCCGAACGGTTCGAAGCGGTGCGCGCGGAGCTTCAGCAGGCGTGGATGGCGCGCATGCGTTTGATGTTGGGACAGATACAGGGGCGCACGCTCCTGCTTTGGCTGGCCGACCGCCCGCCGGTCGCCACAGCAGCGCAGCCGGTGGGAGAGTTGGGCCATGATCCGCTATTCGTGACACGCGAAATGTTGGACGCGGTGGCCCAGCACGCCACGGCCAAGATCGAGGTCGTCTCTCCCAAAGACCCCTCAGGGGGGCCGACCGCTGGCATGGTGGTCAGTGAATTCGAGGCGCCGGCCGCGTCGGAAATGCTGGGCCCGATGGCCCATGCCTCTGCCGCCGCCGCTTTGACCGATGCGCTGCAAAGCATGTCCTGA
- a CDS encoding electron transfer flavoprotein subunit alpha/FixB family protein — MAVLLIAEISDGELSMDATAKAVTAAKQLGDVTILAAGSSAAAAGEAAAKIDGVSKVLVAEDEMLGHRLAEATAALIVSLAGDYDHIVAPATTDAKNIMPRVAALLDVMVISDASGVVDADTFERPIYAGNAVQTVKSNDAKKVITFRTSTFDAAGDGGSASVETISAAENPGLSTWVEDKVAESDRPELTSAGVVVSGGRGVGSEEDFALIEKLADKLGAAVGASRAAVDSGYAPNDWQVGQTGKVVAPDLYVAVGISGAIQHLAGMKDSKIIVAINKDEESPIFQVADYGLVADLFDAVPELIEKL; from the coding sequence ATGGCTGTTCTTCTGATTGCAGAGATTTCCGACGGCGAACTGTCGATGGACGCAACCGCCAAGGCGGTGACCGCGGCCAAGCAACTGGGCGACGTGACCATTCTGGCGGCGGGCAGCTCTGCCGCGGCGGCAGGCGAAGCGGCGGCCAAGATCGATGGCGTTTCCAAGGTGCTGGTCGCCGAGGACGAGATGCTGGGCCACCGTCTGGCCGAAGCCACCGCGGCGCTGATCGTCAGCCTCGCCGGTGACTACGACCACATCGTCGCGCCCGCCACCACGGATGCCAAGAACATCATGCCCCGCGTCGCGGCGCTGCTTGACGTCATGGTGATCTCGGATGCTTCCGGCGTTGTCGATGCCGACACCTTTGAGCGCCCGATCTACGCGGGCAACGCGGTGCAGACCGTGAAGTCCAACGACGCCAAGAAAGTCATCACCTTCCGCACATCGACCTTCGATGCTGCCGGTGACGGCGGGTCCGCCTCGGTCGAGACCATTTCGGCAGCCGAGAATCCCGGCCTGTCCACATGGGTCGAAGACAAGGTCGCCGAATCGGACCGCCCCGAGCTGACAAGCGCGGGCGTGGTGGTTTCCGGTGGTCGCGGTGTCGGCTCCGAAGAGGACTTTGCCCTGATCGAGAAACTGGCCGACAAACTGGGCGCCGCCGTTGGCGCCTCCCGCGCGGCGGTCGATTCGGGCTATGCGCCGAACGACTGGCAGGTTGGCCAGACCGGCAAAGTGGTCGCCCCCGACCTCTATGTCGCGGTTGGCATCTCGGGTGCGATTCAGCACCTTGCCGGGATGAAAGACTCCAAGATCATCGTCGCGATCAACAAAGACGAAGAATCGCCGATCTTCCAAGTCGCAGACTATGGTCTCGTGGCAGACCTCTTCGACGCGGTGCCGGAACTAATCGAAAAGCTGTAA
- a CDS encoding electron transfer flavoprotein subunit beta/FixA family protein, which yields MKVLVPVKRVIDYNVKVRVKADGSGVDLANVKMSMNPFDEIAVEQAIRLKEAGQAEEVVAVSIGVKQAQETLRTALAMGADRAILVVASDDVHKDIEPLAVAKILKAVVDEEQPSLVLCGKQAIDNDMNATGQMLSALMGWSQATFASDIAIEGDKAKVTREVDGGLQTIEVTMPTVVTVDLRLNEPRYASLPNIMKAKKKPLDEKTAEDYGVDVSNRLEVVKTEEPAERAAGIKVGSVDELVAKLKEAGAV from the coding sequence ATGAAGGTACTGGTGCCTGTCAAACGCGTGATCGACTATAACGTGAAAGTTCGTGTCAAAGCGGACGGATCGGGTGTTGATCTTGCCAATGTGAAAATGTCGATGAACCCCTTCGACGAAATCGCCGTCGAACAGGCGATTCGTCTGAAAGAAGCCGGTCAGGCTGAAGAGGTCGTCGCCGTCTCCATCGGTGTGAAGCAAGCGCAGGAAACGCTGCGCACCGCCCTCGCCATGGGTGCCGACCGCGCGATCCTCGTGGTGGCCTCGGACGATGTGCACAAGGACATCGAACCGCTGGCCGTGGCCAAGATCCTCAAAGCCGTGGTCGATGAAGAGCAGCCGAGCCTCGTGCTCTGCGGCAAGCAGGCGATCGACAACGACATGAACGCCACCGGGCAGATGCTCTCGGCGCTGATGGGCTGGTCGCAAGCGACCTTTGCTTCCGACATCGCCATCGAAGGCGACAAGGCGAAAGTCACCCGCGAAGTCGATGGCGGCCTGCAGACCATCGAAGTCACCATGCCGACCGTGGTCACCGTGGACCTGCGCCTCAACGAGCCGCGCTATGCCTCGCTGCCCAACATCATGAAGGCCAAGAAAAAGCCGCTGGATGAAAAGACCGCCGAGGACTATGGCGTCGACGTCTCCAACCGCTTGGAAGTCGTGAAGACCGAAGAGCCCGCGGAACGCGCCGCTGGCATCAAGGTCGGCTCGGTCGACGAGCTTGTGGCGAAACTCAAAGAAGCGGGGGCTGTGTAA
- a CDS encoding cob(I)yrinic acid a,c-diamide adenosyltransferase, translating into MVVLNKIYTRTGDKGTTALGNGDRVAKHDARVEAYGTSDELNCFVGVARLEAKGATDEALARIQNDLFDLGADLCRPDMEADKDAEYPPLRVTQEQVDRLEREIDVMNSELEPLRSFILPGGRALAAHLHVCRTVARRAERLAVLLAEQTAVNPACVTYLNRLSDWFFVAARMANNAGKEDVLWVPGANRA; encoded by the coding sequence ATGGTTGTACTGAACAAGATTTACACCCGCACCGGGGACAAGGGCACCACAGCCCTTGGCAATGGCGACCGTGTCGCCAAACATGACGCGCGGGTCGAAGCCTATGGCACCTCGGATGAGTTGAACTGCTTCGTCGGGGTGGCCCGGCTCGAAGCTAAGGGCGCCACGGATGAAGCGCTGGCGCGCATTCAAAACGATCTTTTCGATCTGGGTGCCGACCTTTGCCGCCCCGATATGGAAGCCGATAAGGATGCGGAATACCCGCCCCTGCGGGTCACCCAAGAACAGGTCGACCGGCTGGAGCGTGAGATCGACGTGATGAATTCCGAGTTGGAACCGCTGCGCAGCTTCATCCTGCCCGGCGGGCGCGCGCTGGCCGCGCATCTGCATGTCTGCCGCACCGTGGCGCGCCGCGCCGAACGGCTGGCGGTGTTGCTGGCTGAGCAAACGGCGGTGAACCCCGCCTGCGTGACCTATCTGAACCGGCTCAGCGATTGGTTCTTCGTCGCCGCGCGGATGGCCAATAACGCGGGCAAGGAAGACGTGCTTTGGGTGCCGGGGGCGAACCGAGCGTAA
- a CDS encoding twin transmembrane helix small protein: MPNDPFFVIVLISVVAVAVVLLMGLGGFATGGKFNKRNANKLMRWRIIAQFIAVLLILAYVYFRGGTI, from the coding sequence ATGCCAAATGATCCGTTTTTCGTGATCGTCCTGATCTCTGTCGTGGCGGTCGCCGTTGTGCTCCTGATGGGGCTGGGCGGCTTTGCCACCGGGGGCAAATTCAACAAACGCAACGCCAATAAGCTGATGCGGTGGCGGATCATCGCGCAGTTCATCGCCGTGCTGCTGATCCTTGCCTATGTCTATTTCCGAGGGGGCACGATCTGA
- a CDS encoding SDR family NAD(P)-dependent oxidoreductase, which produces MSATRSILITGCSSGIGYAAAHGMRARGWRVFAACRQQADCDRLQAEGFDAPRLDYTDEASIQAALAHVLDQTGGTLDALFNNGAHATPGLVEDLPTDALREIFEANFFGWHSLTRAVIPVMRKQGHGRIVQCSSVLGMVAMPWRGAYNSTKFALEGLTDTLRLEMRGTGVAVILIEPGPVTSKLRIKAIPRFERWIDWQSSPRAAEYESTMRPRLYDDSGKKDRFELPPAAVVEKLVHAVESPRPRPRYFVTTPTHIGGVLRRILPTRALDWVTSR; this is translated from the coding sequence ATGTCTGCGACCCGCTCCATCCTCATCACCGGCTGTTCCAGCGGCATCGGCTATGCCGCCGCCCACGGCATGCGCGCCCGTGGCTGGCGCGTTTTCGCGGCCTGCCGCCAACAAGCGGATTGCGACCGGTTGCAAGCCGAAGGATTCGATGCGCCCCGCCTCGATTACACCGATGAGGCCAGCATCCAAGCGGCGCTTGCCCATGTGCTGGACCAAACCGGCGGTACGCTCGACGCGCTGTTCAACAACGGTGCCCACGCCACGCCCGGATTGGTCGAAGACCTGCCCACCGATGCCCTGCGCGAGATATTCGAGGCGAATTTCTTTGGCTGGCACAGCCTGACCCGCGCGGTGATCCCGGTGATGCGCAAGCAGGGCCACGGGCGGATCGTGCAATGTTCCTCGGTTCTTGGCATGGTGGCGATGCCGTGGCGCGGGGCGTATAATTCCACGAAATTCGCCCTTGAGGGGCTGACCGACACCCTGCGGCTTGAGATGCGCGGCACCGGGGTCGCGGTGATCCTGATCGAACCCGGCCCCGTCACCTCGAAACTGCGGATCAAGGCCATTCCGCGTTTCGAGCGCTGGATTGACTGGCAAAGCAGCCCCCGCGCGGCGGAGTATGAAAGCACCATGCGCCCCCGGCTTTATGACGACAGCGGCAAGAAGGACCGCTTCGAACTCCCGCCTGCAGCAGTGGTCGAGAAGCTGGTCCACGCCGTCGAATCCCCCCGACCCCGCCCGCGCTATTTCGTCACAACCCCAACGCATATCGGCGGTGTTTTACGGCGTATCCTGCCGACGCGCGCGCTGGACTGGGTCACCAGCCGCTGA
- a CDS encoding SH3 domain-containing protein yields the protein MKRFIFLTFGFMGWAFYEMSGGADFVPAGSQTASAEAAEAALIASANPSSNLVTATAANAARKAESPITPFAEGTPARDATATRVALNLTTLSDLPQANDGMVQKAVATPADRAGAKVVKAKAVSAPAPKVEKAAYTTTSANAPTVIPSLIDGADSGATFVSTTQADIREVNGTRVNVRGGPGTNFGVVGKLGKGDAVEVIEDNGAGWVRFRSVDGSESGWMADFLLNNG from the coding sequence ATGAAACGGTTCATCTTTTTGACATTTGGTTTCATGGGCTGGGCATTCTACGAGATGAGCGGCGGGGCCGACTTCGTGCCCGCAGGCTCGCAAACGGCCAGTGCCGAAGCGGCTGAGGCGGCCCTGATCGCCAGCGCCAACCCCTCTTCCAACCTTGTTACCGCCACCGCCGCGAACGCGGCCCGCAAGGCGGAAAGCCCGATCACCCCCTTCGCCGAAGGGACCCCTGCGCGTGATGCCACGGCAACCCGCGTGGCGCTGAACCTCACGACGCTGAGCGACCTGCCGCAGGCCAATGACGGGATGGTGCAAAAGGCCGTGGCAACCCCTGCGGACCGCGCCGGGGCGAAAGTGGTCAAAGCCAAGGCCGTCAGCGCCCCTGCGCCCAAGGTGGAAAAGGCCGCTTACACGACGACAAGTGCCAATGCGCCGACTGTCATCCCGAGCCTGATTGACGGCGCTGACAGTGGCGCGACCTTTGTCAGCACGACGCAGGCCGACATCCGCGAAGTCAACGGCACCCGCGTCAATGTCCGCGGCGGTCCGGGCACCAACTTCGGCGTGGTCGGCAAGCTCGGCAAAGGCGACGCTGTCGAAGTGATCGAAGACAACGGCGCAGGCTGGGTGCGTTTCCGCAGCGTCGATGGCAGCGAATCCGGCTGGATGGCCGACTTCCTGCTCAACAACGGCTAA